In the Clostridium beijerinckii genome, one interval contains:
- a CDS encoding YaaL family protein: protein MNKKNIVEYLMNKTNDSTMYAKLLHDMEIAKMEINVARSMFNNVNDDKLIEVAIYSENVARKRYDYLLSIAREKGIRVEHNYVVENNVRIVE, encoded by the coding sequence ATGAATAAAAAAAATATTGTAGAGTACCTGATGAACAAGACTAATGACTCAACTATGTATGCTAAGTTATTACATGATATGGAAATTGCAAAAATGGAAATAAATGTGGCTCGTAGCATGTTTAATAATGTTAACGATGACAAATTAATAGAAGTAGCTATTTATTCAGAGAATGTTGCAAGAAAAAGATATGATTACTTATTATCAATAGCAAGAGAAAAGGGGATAAGAGTAGAACATAATTATGTAGTAGAAAATAATGTACGAATTGTTGAATAA
- a CDS encoding YbaB/EbfC family nucleoid-associated protein, producing the protein MAKGGFPGGFGGGNMNNLMKQAQKLQKQMEDMQKELETKEFEASVGGGAVVVKVTGKKEVSSINIKPEVVDADDVEMLEDLVMSAVNEALRKAEEETSSKMGKLTGGMPGGLF; encoded by the coding sequence ATGGCAAAAGGTGGATTTCCAGGAGGCTTTGGTGGCGGAAATATGAATAACCTTATGAAGCAAGCACAAAAGCTTCAAAAGCAAATGGAAGATATGCAAAAGGAACTTGAGACAAAGGAATTTGAAGCATCAGTAGGTGGTGGTGCTGTAGTTGTAAAAGTAACTGGTAAAAAAGAAGTATCATCAATTAACATAAAACCAGAAGTTGTAGATGCAGATGACGTTGAAATGCTTGAAGACCTAGTAATGAGTGCTGTTAATGAAGCACTAAGAAAAGCAGAAGAGGAAACTTCAAGTAAAATGGGTAAACTAACAGGTGGAATGCCAGGCGGGTTATTCTAA
- a CDS encoding ABC transporter permease gives MTKMQKKNISRIFKNIYIYLVFLFLYLPIFYVIIFSFNTSKLNITFENFTFQWYGTFFKNRTLMEALSNTLIIGIISTIISTIIGTIGAIGLSKYRFRGRDVIDKLLYIPIVIPEVVLGIALLSIYSVLSIPLGLISITLSHITFSIPFVVITVRARLAGFDKYLEEAAMDLGANRIVTFWRVTLPLIMPGVLSGAMLAFSLSIDDVVISFFTAGPGSTTLPLKIFSMVKTGVTPEVNALSTVIMVITIIIIALNTAFQVRKLKSQ, from the coding sequence ATGACAAAGATGCAGAAAAAGAATATATCTAGAATATTTAAAAATATTTATATTTATCTTGTTTTCTTATTTTTATATCTTCCTATCTTTTATGTAATTATTTTTTCATTTAATACTTCAAAGTTAAATATTACTTTCGAAAATTTCACTTTTCAATGGTATGGGACCTTCTTCAAAAATAGAACTTTAATGGAGGCGCTTTCAAATACTTTGATTATTGGGATTATAAGTACTATTATTTCAACTATTATAGGAACTATTGGTGCTATAGGGCTAAGTAAATACAGATTTAGAGGAAGAGATGTAATAGATAAATTATTATACATCCCTATAGTAATTCCAGAAGTAGTACTTGGTATTGCTCTACTTTCAATATATTCAGTTCTTAGTATTCCTTTAGGATTAATTAGTATTACTTTATCTCACATTACTTTCAGTATTCCTTTTGTTGTAATAACAGTGAGAGCAAGACTTGCTGGATTTGATAAATATCTTGAAGAAGCAGCTATGGATTTAGGTGCAAATAGGATTGTGACTTTCTGGAGAGTAACGTTACCGCTCATAATGCCAGGAGTTTTGTCTGGTGCTATGCTGGCATTTTCATTATCTATTGATGATGTTGTAATTAGCTTCTTTACAGCTGGACCAGGAAGTACAACACTTCCACTTAAAATTTTCTCCATGGTAAAGACTGGAGTAACACCAGAAGTAAATGCTTTATCCACAGTAATAATGGTTATAACTATTATAATTATAGCTTTAAATACTGCATTTCAAGTTAGGAAGCTTAAGTCACAATAA
- a CDS encoding helix-turn-helix domain-containing protein, with protein MRSLETNDWMVINNIVYQINSIENSTTMRKNFLTQMALVLDFDSADFYIASELNSHTLVKPVFYNYKPRADENYMDKYDGIDYSRGLMFGGKSKVYRESDIISEKKRVETEYYKKYFEPNNWHHTLNMILAHKNQFVGVVCFFRIKGKEDFIYEDSFVLDIIKEHLAFRLYQDLNNNSMGGEKISISQCVDTYGLTKREEAVLCELMNGLENSEISNKLCITNNTLKKHVLNIYRKLGIKNRVQLFKMVKERG; from the coding sequence ATGCGTAGTTTAGAAACAAATGATTGGATGGTTATTAACAATATAGTATATCAGATTAATTCTATTGAGAATTCTACTACTATGCGAAAAAATTTCCTTACTCAGATGGCTTTAGTTTTAGATTTTGATAGTGCTGATTTTTATATTGCATCAGAATTAAATAGCCATACATTGGTTAAACCAGTATTTTACAATTATAAGCCTAGAGCGGATGAAAATTACATGGACAAGTATGACGGTATAGATTATAGCAGGGGATTAATGTTTGGTGGTAAAAGTAAAGTATATAGAGAAAGTGATATTATTTCAGAGAAAAAGAGAGTAGAGACGGAATACTATAAAAAGTACTTTGAACCTAACAATTGGCATCATACACTAAATATGATATTGGCACACAAAAATCAGTTTGTTGGTGTAGTATGTTTCTTTAGAATAAAAGGAAAAGAAGATTTTATATATGAGGATTCTTTTGTACTTGATATTATTAAAGAACATTTAGCCTTTAGGTTATATCAGGATCTAAATAATAATTCCATGGGTGGAGAAAAAATATCTATTTCCCAGTGTGTAGATACTTATGGATTAACCAAAAGGGAGGAAGCTGTGTTATGTGAACTAATGAATGGATTAGAGAACAGTGAGATTAGCAATAAATTATGCATTACAAATAATACATTAAAGAAACATGTACTTAATATATATAGAAAGCTAGGTATTAAGAATAGAGTTCAGCTATTTAAGATGGTTAAAGAAAGAGGATGA
- a CDS encoding polyamine ABC transporter substrate-binding protein: protein MIKGILKKLILSITIGCMVTMSLSGCGSNTQSTSNGSTGENSGESKELNVICWSEYLPDDVLKGFEEKYGVTVNMTTFTDPDEMLAKVKSGSKGTYDMIIGPAQDINILKSQDLIQKLDTSKIENFKNIDEQYLHEANDPKNEYSIPYLGTSILIAVNTDKIKDNIKSYKDLLNPKYKDTMVVVEDARPIVGIGLMTNGYKINDTSDEGLKKAEDFLTQLKPNIHAFNGDSPKTLLLNGECSLGLVYGGECALAAKENPAIKVVYPEEGIYFTFDMMMKVNGAKNSENADLLMNYILDPEVSATISKTFPYVNPNKAAKDILGDDFKNNNIMNIPEAEMKKSQGLQDIGENVSKITDLWTKFKG, encoded by the coding sequence ATGATAAAAGGTATATTAAAGAAACTTATATTAAGTATAACAATAGGATGCATGGTAACAATGAGTTTATCTGGCTGTGGTTCAAATACTCAATCAACTTCTAATGGAAGTACAGGTGAAAATTCTGGTGAAAGTAAGGAATTAAATGTTATCTGCTGGTCCGAATATCTGCCAGATGACGTCCTAAAAGGCTTTGAAGAAAAGTATGGGGTTACAGTTAATATGACTACATTTACTGATCCAGATGAAATGCTTGCAAAAGTTAAATCAGGAAGTAAAGGGACATATGATATGATTATTGGCCCGGCTCAAGATATTAATATACTAAAATCTCAAGATTTGATTCAAAAATTAGATACAAGTAAAATAGAGAACTTCAAAAATATTGATGAGCAATATTTACATGAAGCAAATGATCCTAAAAATGAATACAGTATTCCTTATTTGGGTACAAGCATATTAATCGCAGTTAATACAGATAAAATTAAGGATAATATAAAATCATATAAAGATTTATTGAATCCTAAGTATAAAGATACTATGGTTGTTGTTGAGGATGCTAGGCCAATAGTCGGGATTGGATTAATGACAAATGGATATAAGATAAATGATACAAGCGATGAAGGATTAAAGAAAGCAGAGGACTTTTTAACACAATTGAAACCAAATATTCATGCATTCAATGGTGATAGTCCAAAAACATTATTATTAAATGGTGAGTGTTCATTAGGCCTTGTTTATGGAGGTGAATGCGCTTTAGCAGCTAAGGAGAATCCAGCAATTAAAGTAGTTTATCCAGAAGAAGGCATTTACTTCACATTTGATATGATGATGAAAGTGAACGGAGCTAAGAATTCTGAGAATGCAGACTTACTAATGAACTATATATTAGATCCAGAAGTAAGTGCTACTATTTCAAAGACTTTCCCATATGTAAATCCAAACAAAGCAGCCAAAGATATTCTAGGAGACGACTTTAAAAATAACAATATTATGAATATCCCGGAGGCTGAAATGAAGAAAAGTCAAGGTTTACAAGACATTGGAGAAAATGTATCAAAGATAACTGACTTATGGACTAAGTTTAAAGGATAA
- a CDS encoding pro-sigmaK processing inhibitor BofA family protein — MEGQYLIYGLAGIILLFLMIRLLKWPIKILINGIIGVVILYSANFIIANLGLIGINVNFSLAINPITALIAGFFGVPGVIVLIIIRLFL; from the coding sequence ATGGAGGGACAATATTTAATATATGGATTAGCAGGCATAATATTATTATTTTTAATGATAAGATTATTAAAATGGCCGATAAAAATACTTATAAATGGTATCATAGGCGTTGTAATATTATATTCAGCTAATTTTATAATTGCAAATCTCGGATTAATAGGCATAAATGTTAATTTTTCGCTGGCGATTAATCCAATTACCGCTTTGATAGCAGGTTTTTTTGGAGTTCCTGGTGTTATTGTTTTGATTATAATAAGGTTATTTCTTTAA
- the recR gene encoding recombination mediator RecR — MEFYPVAIEKLIEEFAKLPSIGQKTAQRLTLHILNLPDDEVKEFADALVKAKGTVKYCSVCGNFTDKDPCALCGNPNRDKGTICVVEQPKDIMTMEKVKEYNGVYHVLHGNISPMQGRGPQDIKIRELVARMNEDVKEVILATNPNIEGEATAMYISKILKPLDVKVTRIASGIPVGGDLDYADEVTLSKALEGRKEI; from the coding sequence ATGGAGTTTTATCCAGTAGCCATAGAAAAGTTGATAGAAGAATTCGCTAAGCTACCAAGTATTGGACAAAAGACGGCTCAAAGATTAACATTACATATATTAAATCTTCCGGATGATGAAGTTAAGGAATTTGCGGATGCATTAGTTAAGGCAAAAGGAACGGTTAAGTATTGCTCGGTATGTGGAAACTTTACAGATAAAGATCCTTGTGCATTATGTGGGAATCCTAATAGAGATAAGGGTACAATATGTGTTGTAGAGCAGCCAAAGGATATTATGACAATGGAAAAGGTTAAAGAATACAATGGAGTATATCATGTATTACATGGAAATATATCTCCAATGCAAGGAAGAGGTCCTCAAGATATAAAAATCAGAGAACTTGTTGCCAGAATGAATGAAGATGTAAAGGAAGTAATATTGGCAACTAATCCCAATATAGAAGGAGAGGCAACTGCAATGTACATATCTAAGATACTTAAACCTCTTGATGTTAAAGTGACTAGAATTGCTTCAGGAATACCTGTTGGTGGTGATTTAGATTATGCAGATGAAGTTACATTATCTAAGGCACTAGAGGGAAGAAAAGAGATATAA
- a CDS encoding CHAP domain-containing protein, with amino-acid sequence MNKEFLKKIIITGMTTLMVTNMCYISASAKWINDKNNGWSWLDGDIKTTGWKEIDEKWYYFNTDGIMKTGWLSDNGKWYNLSNSGEMTIGWKKVGEKWYHFNNDGVMSIGWVNDNGTWYYTNFSGEMETGTLGISGKVYTFSDSGEMLNGNTEQIESGSENVNGVKDDTNSRIAYVATNNDSLNVRSDASTSSDIIDNIYRGAQVKIVDDEKNGFYPIIINGKRGWVSSKWVTFNKPEDDTTKSPSSSNIPNSSVGTPSVDNKNSNAISSSLSDIRNTQPSTDNKYYYSDDNLFYKVKLSPPFYSGGKPIKGNCTWYAWGRAWEITGVKPSDAGFIGNAYEWWDANQKSGKYQYGSQPRVGAIAVWKSNMPNSGGDGHVAIVEKIDGGKIYISESTWNGVTFRYREIYDTNYLYGYIYLDKANH; translated from the coding sequence GTGAACAAAGAATTTCTTAAAAAGATTATAATAACGGGAATGACAACTCTAATGGTAACAAACATGTGTTATATCTCAGCATCAGCTAAATGGATTAATGATAAGAACAATGGTTGGAGTTGGTTAGATGGAGATATTAAAACTACTGGTTGGAAAGAAATTGATGAAAAGTGGTATTATTTTAATACAGATGGAATAATGAAAACAGGATGGCTTAGTGATAATGGAAAATGGTACAACCTATCTAATAGTGGAGAGATGACTATAGGTTGGAAAAAGGTTGGTGAAAAGTGGTATCACTTTAATAATGATGGGGTAATGAGCATAGGATGGGTAAATGACAATGGCACTTGGTATTATACTAATTTTAGTGGAGAAATGGAAACTGGAACATTAGGCATAAGTGGCAAAGTTTATACTTTCTCTGATAGCGGAGAAATGCTAAATGGTAATACTGAGCAAATAGAAAGTGGATCAGAGAATGTAAATGGTGTAAAGGATGACACAAATTCTCGTATTGCATATGTTGCGACAAATAATGATTCATTAAACGTTCGATCAGATGCATCAACTTCGTCAGATATAATTGATAATATATACAGAGGTGCACAGGTTAAAATTGTTGATGATGAAAAAAATGGATTCTATCCCATAATAATAAATGGAAAAAGGGGATGGGTAAGCTCTAAATGGGTCACGTTTAATAAACCTGAAGATGATACAACAAAGAGTCCAAGCTCTTCTAATATACCTAATTCTAGTGTAGGTACTCCATCAGTAGATAATAAAAATTCTAATGCGATCAGTAGTTCGCTTAGTGATATAAGGAATACACAGCCAAGTACAGATAATAAGTATTACTATTCTGATGATAATCTTTTTTATAAAGTTAAACTTTCGCCACCATTTTATAGTGGAGGAAAACCGATTAAAGGAAATTGTACATGGTATGCTTGGGGACGCGCTTGGGAAATTACAGGAGTAAAGCCAAGTGATGCAGGATTTATAGGAAATGCCTATGAATGGTGGGACGCAAATCAAAAAAGCGGTAAATACCAGTATGGTTCTCAACCTAGAGTAGGAGCTATTGCAGTTTGGAAATCTAACATGCCTAATTCTGGAGGCGATGGACATGTAGCAATAGTTGAAAAAATAGATGGTGGTAAAATTTATATATCAGAATCAACTTGGAATGGTGTAACTTTTAGGTATAGAGAAATATATGATACCAATTATTTATATGGATATATTTATCTGGACAAGGCAAACCACTAA
- a CDS encoding M13-type metalloendopeptidase has protein sequence MKKIKKLSIVASIVAFMLVVSNGSHNVAMAEESSVTNNSQGVRLNDDFYDAVNSDWIKNAKIEDGKSTASTFDDVENKVTEQIKDIINNLLINKDAYKENSDEKKIINIYNNTLNIEARNREGIKPVKENLDEIKSIGTIDDITKLWKDKRILNSTIKFSVEKDIKDVKTNILYISPTALSLGDSDEYTNPTENSKKERKLTEDYYNKILMLSGYTQQESQKKVDDMFKFEEMVAPYIKGKKEKSTTKNLIDEQYNVYTVAELNNLAPNLNLPEIMNYMGIDKANKIILEDPEWLKAFNKLYNQENLPLIKNYIEIVNLLYASNYLSEDFENANKEYASNMLGITGNVSKEEEAVDNVNSMMGMAIGRLYSEKYVPEKTKKDVESITKDIIAVYKKRIDNLDWMSSQTKKNAIDKLDKLKIKIAYPDSWNDYSKLDIKSYEEGGSLFQNAMTLRIFERDKMFNKINKLVDKDEDQFKPQTVNAFYSATENSIIIPGGIIQGHFYDVNAPKEVNLGGIGVIIGHEISHAFDNTGAQYDSDGNLNNWWTEEDYKEFMQKTQKVANFYSQIEAMPGEKLDGNLTVGENIADIGGVSCLLDILGEMNNANYKAFFESYAVTWRQITTKEYATYALIIDVHSPNKVRVNAVLPQFQKFYDTYGITEKDGMYVKPGDRIGIW, from the coding sequence ATGAAAAAAATTAAAAAGTTAAGTATAGTAGCAAGTATAGTAGCATTTATGCTGGTTGTATCTAATGGATCACATAATGTTGCAATGGCAGAGGAATCATCAGTAACAAACAATAGTCAAGGAGTAAGATTAAATGATGATTTTTATGATGCAGTAAATAGTGATTGGATTAAAAATGCTAAAATTGAAGATGGAAAATCTACTGCGTCTACTTTTGATGATGTTGAGAATAAAGTAACAGAACAAATCAAAGATATAATTAACAATTTGTTGATTAATAAGGATGCGTATAAAGAAAATAGTGATGAGAAGAAAATAATAAATATTTACAATAATACTTTAAATATAGAAGCAAGAAATAGAGAAGGGATAAAACCAGTAAAGGAAAATTTAGATGAAATTAAATCAATTGGAACAATAGATGATATTACTAAGCTCTGGAAGGATAAGAGGATATTAAACTCAACAATAAAGTTTTCTGTAGAAAAAGATATAAAAGATGTGAAAACAAATATACTTTATATAAGTCCTACTGCGCTTAGTTTAGGGGATTCAGATGAATATACTAATCCAACAGAGAATAGCAAAAAAGAGCGTAAGTTAACGGAAGATTATTATAATAAAATATTGATGTTAAGTGGATATACTCAACAAGAATCTCAGAAAAAAGTTGATGATATGTTTAAATTTGAAGAAATGGTAGCTCCGTATATTAAAGGAAAAAAGGAAAAGTCTACAACTAAGAATTTGATTGATGAACAATATAATGTATATACAGTAGCAGAATTAAATAATTTAGCTCCTAATTTAAATCTACCAGAAATTATGAATTATATGGGAATAGACAAAGCTAATAAGATTATTTTAGAAGATCCAGAATGGTTGAAAGCATTTAATAAATTATATAATCAAGAAAATTTACCTCTCATTAAAAATTATATTGAAATAGTTAATTTACTATATGCATCAAATTATTTAAGTGAGGATTTTGAAAATGCCAATAAAGAATACGCAAGTAATATGCTAGGCATAACTGGTAATGTATCAAAAGAGGAAGAGGCCGTTGATAATGTAAATTCTATGATGGGAATGGCTATTGGAAGACTTTATTCTGAAAAATATGTTCCTGAAAAGACTAAAAAAGATGTAGAATCCATAACAAAGGATATTATAGCAGTTTACAAAAAGAGAATTGATAATCTTGATTGGATGAGTAGTCAAACTAAAAAAAATGCTATTGATAAGCTAGATAAGTTAAAGATAAAGATAGCGTATCCTGACAGTTGGAATGATTATTCAAAGTTAGATATTAAATCATACGAAGAAGGTGGATCACTTTTCCAAAATGCAATGACACTTAGAATATTTGAGCGTGATAAGATGTTTAATAAAATAAACAAACTAGTGGATAAAGATGAAGATCAGTTTAAACCTCAAACAGTCAATGCTTTTTATAGTGCAACAGAAAATTCGATTATTATACCAGGCGGAATAATTCAAGGCCATTTTTATGATGTAAATGCACCTAAGGAAGTTAATTTAGGTGGAATTGGAGTTATTATTGGTCATGAAATTAGCCATGCTTTTGATAATACTGGGGCCCAATATGATTCTGATGGTAACCTTAATAATTGGTGGACCGAAGAGGATTATAAAGAATTTATGCAAAAGACTCAAAAGGTTGCAAATTTTTATAGTCAGATTGAAGCAATGCCTGGTGAAAAGTTAGATGGCAATCTTACTGTGGGAGAAAATATTGCAGATATAGGTGGAGTATCCTGTCTTTTAGATATACTAGGCGAAATGAATAATGCAAATTATAAAGCGTTTTTTGAAAGTTATGCAGTTACTTGGAGGCAAATAACAACAAAAGAATATGCAACATATGCATTAATCATAGATGTTCACTCTCCTAATAAGGTTAGAGTAAATGCAGTCCTACCACAATTTCAAAAGTTCTATGACACATATGGAATTACTGAAAAAGATGGTATGTATGTTAAGCCGGGGGATAGAATAGGAATTTGGTAA
- a CDS encoding ABC transporter permease has protein sequence MKSKKKINMPLITTVGPVSAWMILLVAIPFIYVFVMSFMNKGTYGGVVIGFTLNNFVQVFDPLYLKVFGESFLISTFTTVICIVIAYPFTYFIAQKTTIKKIVFMAMVIVPFLVSSLIRLFGWINLLRKDGIINSLLLKLGLINEPLQLVYNTTGVMIGLVYMLLPFMILPLYSSIEKLDKSLLEACSDLGAKPITSFMKVTLPLTMPGIFAGSILVFIPSLGYFFVTDLLGGSKTQVIGNVIRTQFITARNWPLGSAISIFLIVITLVLVWLYQKSGGNMDDLGGM, from the coding sequence ATGAAAAGTAAAAAGAAAATAAACATGCCTCTTATAACCACAGTTGGTCCAGTTTCAGCATGGATGATTTTGCTAGTGGCTATTCCATTTATTTATGTCTTCGTTATGAGTTTTATGAATAAGGGGACTTATGGTGGAGTTGTTATTGGATTTACATTAAATAATTTTGTACAAGTATTTGATCCGTTATATTTAAAGGTTTTTGGTGAATCATTTTTGATTTCGACCTTTACGACTGTAATCTGCATAGTAATTGCATATCCATTTACTTACTTTATAGCCCAAAAAACAACTATAAAGAAGATAGTTTTTATGGCTATGGTAATAGTTCCTTTCTTGGTAAGTTCGTTAATTAGACTTTTTGGATGGATCAATTTACTTCGCAAGGACGGTATTATCAATTCACTATTGTTGAAATTAGGATTAATTAATGAACCACTTCAACTAGTATATAATACAACCGGGGTAATGATAGGTCTAGTATATATGTTATTACCATTCATGATTTTACCTTTATATAGCTCAATTGAAAAATTGGATAAATCGCTTTTGGAAGCCTGTAGTGATTTAGGAGCAAAACCTATTACTTCTTTTATGAAAGTTACCTTACCACTTACGATGCCGGGAATATTTGCAGGCAGTATTCTAGTATTTATTCCTTCATTAGGATATTTCTTTGTTACTGACTTACTTGGAGGAAGTAAAACTCAAGTAATTGGTAATGTTATTAGAACTCAATTTATAACCGCCAGGAATTGGCCACTCGGATCAGCAATTTCAATATTTTTAATTGTAATTACTTTGGTACTTGTATGGTTATACCAAAAATCAGGTGGTAATATGGACGACTTAGGAGGTATGTAA
- a CDS encoding ABC transporter ATP-binding protein: MSEVIVKIDNINKKYGDNHVVRDLFIDIKKGEFLTMLGPSGCGKTTTLRMIAGFETPTSGSIYIEGEEVQNSEPYEREVNTVFQNYALFPHMTIYDNLAFGLSVKKVNKAEIKQRVTEILELVQLVGFENRKPDQLSGGQKQRVAIGRALINRPKVLLLDEPLGALDLKLRKQMQFELKRLQKKLGITFVYVTHDQEEALTMSDRIAIMYGGDLEQIGTPKEIYERPKSKFVADFIGESNIFYGVANKLENDLSRVKLENGDAIVLDSQVMDNEIIYVLVRPENIRLSKEAIEGFTLVGKVKEHVYIGNVNKTIIMLPTGMEIKMNTTPKVELLPIGSEVYVYWEKEDAVVIKSQSQEVFNVVDNPVFTVENQTK; encoded by the coding sequence ATGTCTGAGGTTATCGTGAAAATAGATAATATAAATAAAAAATACGGAGATAATCATGTAGTTAGAGATCTATTTATTGATATAAAAAAAGGTGAATTTTTAACTATGCTTGGCCCCTCGGGTTGTGGTAAAACTACAACCTTGAGAATGATAGCAGGCTTCGAAACACCTACTAGTGGAAGCATTTATATTGAGGGGGAAGAGGTTCAAAACTCTGAACCTTATGAGAGAGAAGTAAATACAGTTTTCCAAAACTATGCACTATTTCCTCATATGACTATTTATGATAATTTAGCTTTTGGATTATCAGTCAAGAAAGTTAACAAAGCAGAAATTAAACAGCGTGTTACAGAAATTCTCGAGCTAGTGCAGCTAGTGGGATTTGAAAATAGAAAACCAGATCAATTATCAGGTGGACAAAAACAAAGGGTTGCAATAGGAAGAGCCCTTATAAATAGACCAAAGGTTTTGCTTCTAGATGAACCTTTAGGAGCTTTGGATTTAAAATTAAGAAAGCAAATGCAATTTGAATTGAAGCGTCTTCAAAAAAAGTTGGGAATTACATTTGTTTATGTCACTCATGATCAAGAGGAAGCACTTACAATGAGTGATAGAATTGCAATTATGTATGGAGGAGATTTAGAGCAAATAGGAACACCAAAGGAAATATATGAAAGGCCAAAATCTAAATTTGTGGCAGATTTTATTGGAGAATCAAATATTTTTTATGGAGTTGCTAATAAGTTAGAGAATGATTTATCAAGAGTAAAATTAGAAAATGGAGATGCTATAGTATTGGATTCTCAGGTTATGGATAATGAAATAATTTATGTTCTAGTAAGGCCTGAAAATATAAGATTATCTAAGGAAGCGATAGAAGGATTTACTCTTGTAGGAAAAGTAAAAGAGCATGTCTATATTGGGAATGTTAATAAAACAATAATTATGCTTCCAACAGGAATGGAGATAAAGATGAATACTACTCCAAAAGTGGAATTACTACCAATAGGTTCAGAAGTATATGTGTATTGGGAAAAGGAAGATGCAGTTGTTATTAAATCACAAAGCCAAGAAGTCTTCAATGTTGTAGATAATCCCGTATTTACAGTAGAGAACCAAACAAAATAA
- a CDS encoding P-II family nitrogen regulator encodes MKEIVLIIRPEKLEIIKSILDEYHCGGMTISTAMGCGTQRGSLEGVNEIKGLKTNINLLPKIKVEAVVEDNIIEDIILSVIDKVGTGNVGDGKIFVRNIEQVVRIRTGERGSKAL; translated from the coding sequence ATGAAAGAAATAGTATTAATTATAAGACCGGAAAAATTAGAAATTATTAAAAGTATTTTGGATGAATACCACTGTGGTGGAATGACAATATCAACTGCAATGGGATGTGGAACTCAAAGAGGCTCGCTAGAAGGTGTAAATGAGATTAAGGGTTTAAAAACAAATATAAATTTATTACCCAAAATTAAAGTCGAGGCAGTAGTAGAGGACAATATAATAGAAGATATTATCTTATCAGTAATAGACAAGGTAGGAACTGGCAATGTTGGAGATGGAAAAATTTTTGTTAGAAATATAGAACAAGTTGTTCGTATTAGGACAGGTGAAAGAGGAAGTAAGGCTTTATAA